CAGctaggctcggctcggcttggTTCGTCTCGGCTCGGTCCGGCTCGCTAAGATAACGAGCTGGCTTGCCTTAGCTTGTTATCCTAATGAGCACAAAAGCCTACTCGGCTCGGCTCGTCCGGCTCGCGAGCTGGATTGGGCAGCTTGCGAGCCAAACACTGACATACTCTCCcaagatagatagatagatgtagatcaaataaaaaatattaaGATAATATATGATTCTATTTCCATACTTTCAGGACTATATATAATTCCATTGGCGATACTTCTACGATTCATCAAGCATACATGTTTTATTAATAACATATGCCCATAGGCTAGCCTATCATAAGCAATGAGGTTACAAAATACTAAGTCCTAGTCTCTCGGATACATAAATTGATCAGTCCATTCAATGGACATTGGACAAGCACAAAAGCATAAATTGAGTCCTGACTTCTAGACGGCCTATAGTGTAAATAGAAATCATATTGTACGCGTAGCTCGTTCGGCTTGCGAGTAGCTCGCGAGCTGGTTCGAACTCGCTCGTTAACTAACGAGCACAAAGTTGTGCTCAGCTCGTTAGGAATTAGATAGAGCCGAGTCGAGCGGAGCCGGGTACAAGTCGACGGAGCTAACGCGTCATGAGCAATTTTTTCACCTCTAGTGCCGTGCCTGGCCCGCGGcgccggcacggcacggcgtGATTAGCTAGCCGTTCCTAATCGTGTCGTGTCCAATCGTATTATGCCTGGGTGTCCGTGCCGTGTCGTGCTATATCTCCAGCGCATCTATATCTCCAGCATATAAACCTCTCGCGCCGCGCCGCTTGCTTGTGTGGCCAGCTCGGGAAGCAAGCGAGCAGGGTGAGCCACACAGGCGCGCGCCCGTGCGCGCGAGAGAGGACTGGAGTATGGAGGAGATGTCGCCGCGGCCGCACTTCCTCGTGCTCACTTTCCCGTTCCAGGGCCACATCGCCCCGGCGCTCCGCCTCGCCAGGCGCCTGCTGGACGCCGCGCCCGACGCGCTCGTCACCTTCTCCACCACCGAGGCCGCGCACGCCCGCATGTTCCCGGCCACGACCGAGGCCGACGGCGCCGGGGTCCTCCCCGACGGAGACGAAGACGGCCGCCTTGAGTTCCTCCCATTCCCCGACGGCACGGAGGCCGGGTACGTCCGGAGCGCCGACCCGGGCGCGTTCAACGCCTACATGGCGTCCTTCCACGCCGCGGGTGCGCGGGGCGTCGCGGGGATCGTGGACGCGCTCGCGGCGCGGGGCCGCCCGGTCACCCGCGTCGTGTACACGctcctgctcccgtgggcgGCCGGCGTCGCGCGGGACCGCGGCGTCCCGTCCGCTCTCTACTGGATCCAGCCGGCCGCCGTGTTCGCCATCTACCACCACTACTTCCACGGCCACGCCGCCGGCGTCGTCGCCGAGCACCGCCGCGACCCGTCGTTCGTCGTGGAGCTCCCCGGGCTGGCGCCCCAGGCCATCGGCGACCTTCCGTCCTTCCTGACCGATTCCACCGACCCTTCCGATATCTTCCACAGCATCTTCAACACCATCCGCGACCTGATCGAAACGCTTGACAAGGAAAGCCCCAGGGCCACCGTGCTCGTCAACACGTGCCAAGAGCTCGAGCCGGGCTCCCTCGCCGCCGTGGGAGCGCACGACGTGCTCCCGGTGGGACCCGTGCTCCCGTCCGGCGACGAGTCCGGCATCTTCAAGCAGGACGGCGCCGAATACATGGAGTGGCTCGACGCCAAGCCGGCGAACTCCGTGGTCTACGTCTCCTTCGGGAGCCTGGCCTCGATGGCGAGGGAGCAGCTCGACGAGCtcctcctcggcctcgaggtgaGCGGGAGGCCGTACCTCTGCGTCATCCGGAAGGACGTCATGGCCgcgctcgcggaggcggaggcggaggtgcGCGGGCGCCTCAGGAGCGGCGTCGCGGTGGAGTGGTGCGACCAGGTGCGGGTGCTGTCGCACGCGGCGGTGGGGTGCTTCGTGACGCACTGCGGCTGGAACTCGGTGCTGGAGAGCGTGGCGAGCGGCGTGCCCATGGTGTGCGTGCCCCGGATGTCGGACCAGCGCATGAACGCGCAGCTCGTCGTGCGCGAGTGGCGCGTCGGCGTGCGCGCGCAGGTGGACAGCGGCGGCGTGCTGCGAGCGGCGGAGGTGGGGCGGTGCGTCGATGAGGTGATGGGGGATTCGGAGGCTGCGGCGGAGGCGCGGCGAATGGCGGGGAAGTGGAAGAGGATGGTCGCAGAGGCCACGGGGAAAGGAGGGTCGTCGGAGCGTAATCTCATGGCTTTCGTGGACAGCGCAAGGAGCACCGTTTGAAGACTCGCGTCCTCTCCCTGAACCTTACGCGGAGGTCTAGTGTACCGCGCAATCGAACTCCGGCGTTGCTGACTTCTGCTTTAATCTCTTATGTACTGATAGAAATTTCACTCTATATCTTCcagagaaaggaaagaaaagtgTTGTAGAGAATGCGTTACGAACTGAACTCATCAAATAGGATATCGTCTGCTTGGTATCTGTTTGACACAAATTGAAGGGGTGGGGGGATAAGCTGTATTCTAGGATGATGAATGGCCTGGTCTGTGTTGCTCATCCATCCGTGCCTTCTATTTTGTAGGTGAAGCTGCTGAAGCCAACGGCTACCAGAGCAGCGcaacaggagcagagcagacaAACGGCTAGCATGCGAGAGCACCGGCTGGCGCGAAAGCAATGGCCAGCAGAGCAACCGTTAAACAGAAATGTGTTGTTTGTTCACATAAACAGTAAATCAGTAAAAGTATTATCTTGTGGCTGCATCTTAAGCTTACGTGCATTTTTATTGGATGGTGCTTGTGATCTGTTCCCACAATGTTTGTAGTCAATAACTGTAGCTGCATTTAATGCTTAAGGCTACTTTTTTGGTTATATTGTGGCTGCCCTGATGGTGGTTGCGTGAAGGCAGTGCTGTAGACGGCTGAGCAACTACCCCTCGAAGACGAGGTTAGCAAGAGAGCGGATGACGAACCACCAGATTTTGATGTTAAGGTCCTAAAGATTCCGTTTGAATCCAACCAGCTAATCCATTATTAGTTAATTGGATAGTCACTATATAGCTAGTTTTAGAAGGATTTTAGAGCATCTTcaagagttttttttttaaatttcACTCTCTAAATTATCATTTGGAGAGACTTCTGCATAAAAATCACTTTCTATAGTATTTTCATTCTCCAACAACTTTTTTATATCTCGTGTACACTCTGGAAAGCTATTTTTGTTATCTATTTTTGGCTAGCGAGAAATGTGGAATGGAGGATGGCTACATTTGAAAAACCACTTGGAGAAGCTATTAGAGGGTATTTTTCCATCAAAATCAATATTCCTAACCATAAGGAAAGATATAAAGAGTCTGTTAACGTTGCTCTTAGCTAGTCCCATTTGGATTCATCCTAACTAAAACTAGCTATTCAACTACCTCATGATTCTAGAACTCATATCAGCTATCCAGTAGAAATGCTCAAAATTATTTAATTACGGCCTGATCCAAACTTTCTACAGAGGTGAAAGGACTACTCTATATCGTTGAGGTTTGAATGTGACATTTATCACAAAGACTTCTCTACACATCTTTGATGACGATGCAAATTACAAGTGGACAAGACTGACACTACGGTCCATCCTTTTCACTCACGTTTTTCAGCTAATTGGCCCCTGTAGCTAGGTACTTCCGATGTTGAAGCTATAGAGGCAATAGATCACTGAATATGATTGCAACAGTTAAGTAAACGACCCAGAGATTTTAATCCATTGGACAAAATGTTGAATCAAGAGTTGTTATTTGAATTTCCTTATTAGTTTAGTTAACACGGCAGGTTAGCTACTTCAACCCGGTGGTTTGGCCGGCTGGCACGGCGTCCATTGCTGCCATCACCGGCGGGCCGCGCGAGCTGATCTCGCTCGTGTGGGCCTGTGCATGGCGAGGTGGAGGAGAAGAacgagaagaagagaggagcgTGTAGTATTACTGTTCCCTTCTgcttctctttcttctcttgttcCCTGCTCATTTTTCCTTTTAATTTGTTTTTCGATTTCTTGTGGCTCTTTTTTCCCCTTGTATCGATTGGCTTGCCAAGTGAACAACAAGGCTATTATGTCCTGTTGATTGAAAGAAATAGAGATATGAGTATAGTGCTTCTTATTTGATCTCCTTGTATACAAATTATCGTTATCGATTCCATATTTTGGTTTGCATCTCCAGGCCACTGAAAAAGTTTGAGTTTTGAGCAACTTTCACTTCTCTTTCTCCCATTTGCTCAACGTATTTATAAGGTGGACTGTTAGGAGCACATCCGTGTGGAAAAAGTCATTTTTTTTTGGGCTAGATAAAATGAGGTGAAATACAAAATCGTGgacctccttttcttttcacaTGGCAAGATTGTGGATTGCTGAATACGATATCGTGAGTACTGACACCAAGAAGGAAAAAGCcaattttctttttctctctttcttttttgtttctcAATAAAATATCAACTTCTTAAAAAACATCTGAGATCGAACATTCCATGCATGCACATTATAGTCAAATAAAAAATCCATGAAAAATTGTCTCTTCTCTTCTTATGATCGTCCCATGAAAAGTGTCCCAACAAATGGAATGTGAAACtcagaaagaaagagagaaaaaagtTGAATTTGTTTCCCAAATCTTGCCGGTTCTAGTTGTACATGTAAGATTGCCAAATTACCTTTTCTTTCACGAACAATAATTTTTGGGACCCCGAATTTGCACTGATATCCAAAGAAATAATAATTCTACTCACAAGCGagctctttttttttcccttgcAAGCAACATTCACACCTGATTCACCCACAGGCCAccctaccccccccccccccaacacgCTCCTCCCTGTTGTCCTTTCTTGTTGATGTGACAATACACATGTATTTTCTTTGAATAGGGGACACATGAGCAAAAACTAATGGTGTCATATCAAATATTTGAACACCATTATAAATATTAACTATAGATTAATTACAAAATTTattgtataaatggaggctaattcgcgagacaaatccATCAAACCTAACTAGTCCATAATATTgcaatgttgtgctacagtaaacatgcgctaatgatggattaattaggcttaatagatttatctcctgaattagtctccatttatacaattggtTTTACAGTTAGCTTATATTTAATCCTCCTAATTGACATCCAAATGTTCGATGTGACCCGGACTAAAAATTAGTCTCTGGATCTAAACACACCCTTAGTTCAAATGATGCCACTAATGCGAGCACAATCAAGATTTGAAAATCGTTCGCACCCACGCATCCAACGGTGTATAGTGGTGGAGCATGAAGCAAAATATAGAGGGAGCCAATTTACCAACTCCAAACCAATATATACAAAAGTTTCATTGAAATAAATTTTGATTGATGAACTACTAATAACTAGTCATAATTAACAAAATATAAATATATTAGAGAGATACCTGGACTTGTGTTGAGCGGACTGCACCTAGACTTGTATATTAAATGGATTGCGGAGCTCTCTACTCTTCTCTTCAAAAGTTTTTGCGTGCCGGGCCTCTATTGCCCCTGCAGGGCTCCGCCACTGACGGTGTATTCACGAGGGTGCACATGTCGCCGGGTGCAAAAAAGGTCGCTCTATTTATTTAACGGTAATCTTTGGCAATCCAAGAAAACGCTTACTAAATGTAGAATACTTCTCCCGTTCTAAAAACATAAGTCATTTTAGTTTTGTTCTAAA
The genomic region above belongs to Panicum hallii strain FIL2 chromosome 4, PHallii_v3.1, whole genome shotgun sequence and contains:
- the LOC112890796 gene encoding cyanidin 3-O-rutinoside 5-O-glucosyltransferase-like; protein product: MSPRPHFLVLTFPFQGHIAPALRLARRLLDAAPDALVTFSTTEAAHARMFPATTEADGAGVLPDGDEDGRLEFLPFPDGTEAGYVRSADPGAFNAYMASFHAAGARGVAGIVDALAARGRPVTRVVYTLLLPWAAGVARDRGVPSALYWIQPAAVFAIYHHYFHGHAAGVVAEHRRDPSFVVELPGLAPQAIGDLPSFLTDSTDPSDIFHSIFNTIRDLIETLDKESPRATVLVNTCQELEPGSLAAVGAHDVLPVGPVLPSGDESGIFKQDGAEYMEWLDAKPANSVVYVSFGSLASMAREQLDELLLGLEVSGRPYLCVIRKDVMAALAEAEAEVRGRLRSGVAVEWCDQVRVLSHAAVGCFVTHCGWNSVLESVASGVPMVCVPRMSDQRMNAQLVVREWRVGVRAQVDSGGVLRAAEVGRCVDEVMGDSEAAAEARRMAGKWKRMVAEATGKGGSSERNLMAFVDSARSTV